In Nocardioides dokdonensis FR1436, the following are encoded in one genomic region:
- a CDS encoding DUF4333 domain-containing protein, translating to MPARPVLLAAPVLALAGLLAACSGEISVGGPDGISQERLETEVAGNVSGADKDQVEVDCGGELEAEPDATQDCVITYTADGSRTGVRLTVTDVQGDEVEFDQLLFIAAEDVADAVERFYTEQGIVVDTATCAGELLGEQGETTTCEVTSSSDGDATIEVTTTTVDGLTVNFDLDVAS from the coding sequence ATGCCTGCTCGTCCCGTCCTGCTCGCTGCGCCGGTCCTGGCCCTGGCCGGGCTCCTTGCCGCGTGCAGCGGGGAGATCTCGGTCGGCGGCCCCGACGGCATCAGCCAGGAGCGCCTCGAGACCGAGGTGGCGGGCAACGTCAGCGGCGCCGACAAGGACCAGGTCGAGGTGGACTGCGGGGGAGAGCTCGAGGCCGAGCCGGACGCCACGCAGGACTGCGTCATCACCTACACCGCGGACGGCAGCCGCACCGGGGTCCGGCTGACCGTCACCGACGTCCAGGGCGACGAGGTCGAGTTCGACCAGCTGCTGTTCATCGCGGCCGAGGACGTCGCCGACGCGGTCGAGCGGTTCTACACCGAGCAGGGCATCGTCGTCGACACCGCGACCTGCGCCGGCGAGCTCCTCGGCGAGCAGGGTGAGACGACCACGTGCGAGGTGACGTCCAGCTCCGACGGCGACGCCACGATCGAGGTCACCACCACCACCGTGGACGGGCTGACGGTCAACTTCGATCTCGACGTGGCGTCCTGA